A single genomic interval of Bacillus smithii harbors:
- the adhP gene encoding alcohol dehydrogenase AdhP, with the protein MKAAVVNSFKQKLEIKDVEKPTLEYGEVLVKIEACGVCHTDLHAAHGDWPVKPKLPLIPGHEGVGIVVEVGEGVRSIKVGDRVGIPWLYSACGECEYCLTGQETLCPHQLNGGYSVDGGYAEYCKAPADYVAKIPEHLDPVEVAPILCAGVTTYKALKVSNAKPGEWVAIYGIGGLGHIALQYAKAMGLNVVAVDISDEKSALAKKLGADIAINGLKEDPVETIREKLGGVHAAVSVAVNRKAFEQAYQSVKRGGTLVVVGLPNDELPIPIFDTVLNGVTVRGSIVGTRKDMQEALDFAARGKVRPIVETAPLEDINEVFEKMEKGQINGRIVLKIGEAN; encoded by the coding sequence ATGAAAGCGGCTGTTGTTAATTCATTTAAACAAAAATTGGAAATTAAAGATGTGGAGAAACCAACATTAGAGTATGGGGAAGTGCTTGTGAAAATTGAAGCGTGCGGTGTATGTCATACGGATCTTCATGCGGCTCACGGAGACTGGCCGGTAAAGCCGAAGCTTCCTTTGATACCGGGGCATGAAGGAGTAGGGATTGTGGTAGAAGTCGGTGAAGGAGTTCGATCGATCAAAGTGGGAGATCGCGTCGGCATTCCTTGGCTTTATTCTGCATGTGGGGAATGTGAATATTGTTTAACCGGACAAGAAACTCTGTGTCCTCATCAATTGAACGGCGGATATTCTGTAGACGGTGGTTATGCAGAGTATTGTAAAGCTCCTGCTGACTACGTGGCGAAAATTCCGGAACATTTGGATCCTGTGGAAGTGGCGCCGATTTTATGTGCGGGAGTGACGACGTATAAAGCGTTAAAGGTTTCCAACGCGAAACCAGGGGAATGGGTTGCGATATACGGCATCGGAGGATTAGGCCACATTGCGCTGCAATATGCCAAAGCGATGGGATTGAATGTTGTAGCTGTGGATATTAGCGATGAAAAATCGGCATTGGCTAAAAAGTTAGGGGCCGATATTGCGATCAATGGATTAAAAGAAGATCCGGTCGAAACGATTCGGGAAAAATTAGGCGGAGTGCATGCGGCCGTCAGCGTGGCAGTCAACCGAAAAGCGTTTGAACAAGCTTACCAATCCGTAAAACGAGGCGGTACTCTCGTCGTCGTTGGATTGCCAAATGATGAATTGCCGATTCCGATTTTTGATACTGTTTTAAACGGAGTAACGGTAAGAGGTTCGATTGTCGGAACAAGAAAAGATATGCAAGAAGCTTTAGATTTCGCTGCACGCGGAAAAGTTCGCCCCATTGTCGAAACGGCACCGTTAGAGGATATTAATGAAGTATTTGAGAAAATGGAAAAAGGGCAAATTAACGGACGGATCGTATTAAAAATTGGGGAAGCCAACTAA
- a CDS encoding sigma-54-dependent transcriptional regulator, whose product MANILVIDDETEVGTFFLHFLEEKGFHVKIGYNGKDFRRLLQEQAFDLAFIDVKLPDANGLDLLKQMKKTTPSCQVIVMTGYSTVKTAIEAIKNGASDYIEKPFDDLDQLETLIEELLNTRSTSSDHDMYKLSESLGFIIGKNKEMNDLVKLAYKIAKKNVNVLIEGETGTGKEVLAHFIHSASMRSDQPFIGINCGAISETLLESELFGHEKGAFTGAVKEKKGIFEIANKGTLFLDEIGEASLSTQVKLLRVLETGEYFRVGGETIRRTNTRILAASHVNLAQAVAEKTFREDLLYRLDVVKLSLPPLRKRIEDLPLLIEFFLQKLQTHLTFSEDTIEQMKQYHWPGNIRELLNVIKRAVTLAEGETTIITPNYLPEKMKMTNDSPQIELLNEKKDHDDEADLEVYLNEWTNYILELWKNNREVDLEQVLSLVKELEWQIGRSFVMKTLKQTVGNRKKAAEQLNISVRKLRYLLKEKGVHSVQ is encoded by the coding sequence ATGGCCAATATTCTTGTCATTGACGATGAAACGGAAGTCGGTACATTCTTTTTGCATTTTCTTGAGGAAAAAGGATTTCACGTAAAGATTGGATACAACGGGAAAGATTTTCGACGTCTCCTCCAAGAACAAGCATTTGATTTGGCTTTCATCGATGTAAAATTGCCTGATGCCAACGGTTTAGATTTATTAAAACAGATGAAAAAAACGACCCCTTCTTGCCAAGTGATAGTCATGACCGGCTACAGTACGGTGAAAACAGCGATCGAAGCGATTAAAAACGGAGCCAGCGATTATATCGAGAAACCGTTTGACGATCTTGACCAATTGGAAACATTAATCGAAGAATTATTGAACACCCGGTCCACATCGTCTGATCACGACATGTATAAGTTGTCAGAATCGCTAGGCTTTATAATAGGAAAAAACAAAGAAATGAATGATTTGGTGAAGCTAGCCTACAAAATTGCCAAGAAAAATGTCAACGTGCTGATAGAAGGAGAAACCGGAACCGGAAAAGAAGTGTTAGCGCATTTTATCCACAGCGCCAGCATGCGTTCTGACCAACCATTTATCGGAATCAACTGCGGAGCGATTTCAGAAACCCTTCTGGAAAGCGAATTGTTTGGACATGAAAAAGGAGCCTTCACAGGAGCCGTAAAAGAGAAAAAAGGAATTTTTGAAATTGCGAACAAAGGCACTTTATTTCTGGACGAAATTGGAGAGGCTTCTCTTTCGACTCAAGTAAAACTTTTGCGGGTGTTAGAAACAGGAGAGTATTTTCGAGTAGGAGGGGAAACGATACGCAGGACCAATACGCGAATCCTCGCTGCTTCCCATGTCAATCTGGCTCAAGCGGTAGCCGAAAAAACATTTCGCGAAGACTTATTGTATCGTTTAGACGTGGTCAAATTATCCTTGCCTCCGTTGAGAAAAAGGATAGAAGATCTTCCCCTTCTCATAGAGTTCTTCTTACAAAAATTACAAACCCATCTTACTTTTTCTGAAGATACCATCGAACAAATGAAACAATATCATTGGCCGGGAAATATCCGTGAACTTCTGAATGTGATCAAAAGAGCGGTCACATTGGCAGAAGGCGAAACCACGATCATTACTCCGAATTATTTGCCGGAAAAAATGAAAATGACAAACGATTCGCCGCAGATCGAATTATTGAATGAAAAAAAGGATCATGATGACGAGGCCGACCTTGAAGTATATTTAAACGAATGGACAAACTATATTCTGGAACTATGGAAAAACAACCGTGAAGTGGATTTGGAACAGGTGCTATCGTTAGTAAAAGAATTAGAATGGCAAATTGGTCGATCTTTCGTCATGAAAACATTAAAACAAACTGTCGGAAATCGAAAAAAAGCGGCAGAACAACTGAATATCTCGGTTCGAAAACTTCGCTATTTATTAAAAGAAAAAGGAGTTCATTCTGTTCAATAG
- a CDS encoding sensor histidine kinase: MKIHDQKKMMSLLTGVQSSKKSYYTELKKMVTELKKKNTQLEIINEVTKSFNIDMSMDELMKNLFDKLNQIFPCERISLSLYKHQELMISNAYPAQSLYFPIGFSLPKENSLYWNVIQSLQMTFYQVRNKKDSFIENKVYESLGIQSVLLIPLTSKEKIIGLLSVGSKSTLQYEKDDLSFFQQLGDQLAVCIENAQLYQEVLTSKKEWEETFRAVSEMILVVDLHGNILNYNDSAQEFFSLPAQKKTNENIHSLLSMDIHDSPILESLQTKKPVHRQIHIQQRVCELHSYPIFNECQNMYAIIVYINDITEKSRIEAQLVQSGKLAAIGEMAAGIAHELNNPLTAILGNAQLLLRSVSKENRSYQLLTDIFTCGKRCKTIIQNLLTFSRQDEYRFEDCSINEAVEQVLGLVGYQIRKQNILIQKTLDDSIGTVEGNAQQIGQIILNLLINAKDALEETDVPKKVIKIRTSTVKEKGKQWVLLSVADNGKGISKQHLQEIFNPFFTTKRPGKGTGLGLSVSLGIAEAHGGTIEVKSELGKGSQFLLKLPAKH, translated from the coding sequence ATGAAGATACACGATCAGAAGAAAATGATGAGTCTCTTAACGGGGGTCCAGTCTTCCAAAAAAAGTTATTATACCGAATTAAAAAAAATGGTCACGGAATTAAAAAAGAAAAATACGCAGCTAGAAATCATAAACGAAGTGACCAAAAGTTTTAATATCGATATGTCCATGGATGAATTAATGAAAAACCTTTTTGATAAATTAAATCAAATTTTCCCATGCGAAAGAATCAGCTTATCTTTATATAAACATCAAGAATTAATGATAAGCAATGCTTACCCGGCGCAGTCCTTATATTTCCCGATCGGTTTTTCTCTGCCGAAGGAAAACTCGCTCTATTGGAACGTCATTCAATCCCTGCAAATGACTTTTTACCAAGTCCGGAATAAAAAGGATTCTTTTATTGAAAACAAAGTGTACGAATCATTAGGAATTCAAAGTGTTTTATTAATTCCCTTAACGAGCAAAGAAAAAATCATTGGTCTTTTAAGCGTCGGAAGCAAAAGCACCCTCCAATATGAAAAAGATGATCTTTCCTTTTTTCAACAACTGGGTGATCAATTAGCTGTTTGTATAGAAAATGCCCAGCTTTATCAAGAAGTGCTCACGAGTAAAAAAGAATGGGAAGAAACGTTCCGGGCTGTTTCCGAAATGATACTGGTCGTTGACTTACACGGAAATATTCTGAATTATAATGACTCGGCACAAGAATTCTTTTCATTGCCTGCGCAGAAAAAAACGAACGAAAACATCCATTCGCTATTATCCATGGATATTCATGACAGCCCGATATTGGAAAGTCTTCAAACGAAAAAACCCGTTCACAGGCAAATTCATATTCAACAGCGTGTATGTGAACTCCATTCCTACCCGATATTTAATGAATGCCAAAACATGTATGCCATCATTGTTTATATCAATGACATCACAGAAAAATCCCGGATTGAGGCTCAATTAGTCCAATCAGGGAAGCTTGCGGCCATTGGCGAAATGGCGGCAGGAATTGCCCACGAGCTTAACAACCCATTAACCGCCATCTTAGGAAACGCCCAACTATTATTAAGATCGGTATCAAAGGAAAATCGCTCCTATCAACTGTTGACCGATATTTTTACATGCGGTAAACGATGCAAAACCATTATTCAAAATTTATTGACGTTCTCAAGACAAGATGAATATAGGTTTGAAGATTGTTCCATCAATGAAGCAGTCGAGCAAGTATTAGGATTAGTCGGTTACCAGATTCGCAAACAAAATATCCTGATCCAAAAAACGCTGGATGACTCCATTGGCACTGTTGAAGGAAACGCACAACAAATCGGACAAATCATTTTAAATCTGTTAATCAATGCAAAGGATGCTTTAGAAGAGACCGATGTGCCGAAAAAAGTGATTAAGATCCGCACATCGACGGTCAAAGAAAAAGGGAAACAATGGGTTCTTCTTTCGGTCGCAGATAACGGCAAAGGAATAAGCAAACAGCATTTACAAGAAATTTTCAATCCATTTTTTACGACAAAACGGCCCGGAAAAGGAACAGGACTTGGTCTTTCCGTCAGTTTAGGGATCGCAGAAGCTCACGGTGGAACAATTGAGGTAAAAAGTGAACTCGGAAAAGGAAGCCAATTCCTTTTAAAGCTGCCTGCCAAACATTAA
- a CDS encoding iron-containing alcohol dehydrogenase → MMIHKFVMPEVIFGNHSIHQVGESCLRLGATNVFIVSDPGVMEAGWLEVVIKSCKQAGLKYSTFYDVTVNPKDKEVENGAALYVDNECDAIIGIGGGSSIDVAKAIAILVANGGHIHDYEGVDKIQKPLPPQVMVPTTAGSGSEVSQFSIILDTKGQKKMTIVSKSLVPDIAIVDPETLTTKNAHLTASTGLDVLSHGIEAYVSLASTPLTDVQAKNAITLVAQYLRPSVASKLNMEAKTNMAMASLQAGLSFSNAILGAVHAMSHAIGGRFPVHHGDVNSVLLPHVMEYNLIANPKKFADIASFLGIDIRGLTYMEAGKKAIDYVKELAIDIGAPQKLSEMGIEKETIQEMSQIALNDACMITNPRDITIEDIEELFRKAW, encoded by the coding sequence ATGATGATACATAAATTTGTTATGCCGGAAGTGATTTTTGGAAATCATTCCATTCATCAAGTCGGCGAAAGCTGTCTTAGGCTTGGCGCCACAAACGTATTCATTGTCAGTGATCCGGGTGTCATGGAAGCCGGTTGGCTGGAAGTTGTGATAAAGAGCTGCAAACAAGCCGGGCTGAAATACTCCACATTTTATGATGTCACGGTGAATCCAAAAGATAAGGAAGTTGAAAATGGCGCTGCCCTGTATGTCGATAATGAATGCGACGCCATTATCGGAATAGGCGGCGGAAGTTCCATCGATGTAGCAAAAGCGATTGCGATCCTTGTCGCCAACGGCGGTCATATTCACGATTATGAAGGAGTCGATAAAATCCAAAAACCCCTCCCCCCACAAGTGATGGTTCCTACAACGGCCGGTTCCGGTTCAGAAGTATCGCAGTTTTCGATCATATTAGATACAAAAGGACAAAAAAAGATGACCATCGTATCGAAATCTCTCGTTCCGGATATTGCGATTGTCGATCCTGAAACATTAACAACAAAAAACGCCCATTTGACAGCTTCCACCGGTTTAGACGTCTTATCCCACGGAATTGAAGCGTATGTCAGTTTAGCATCGACACCTTTAACAGATGTTCAAGCGAAAAATGCCATTACGTTAGTGGCCCAATATTTGCGCCCTTCGGTTGCATCCAAACTCAATATGGAAGCGAAAACCAATATGGCGATGGCCAGTTTACAAGCGGGCCTCTCTTTTTCCAACGCTATTTTGGGAGCTGTACATGCGATGTCCCATGCCATCGGCGGGCGGTTTCCGGTGCATCACGGCGATGTCAATTCCGTTCTGTTGCCCCATGTGATGGAATACAATTTGATCGCCAATCCGAAGAAATTTGCCGATATTGCTTCTTTTCTAGGGATCGACATCCGTGGCCTCACCTATATGGAAGCTGGAAAAAAAGCCATTGACTATGTTAAAGAATTAGCCATTGATATCGGAGCTCCTCAAAAATTGTCGGAAATGGGGATAGAAAAAGAAACGATACAAGAAATGAGTCAAATTGCCTTAAATGACGCCTGCATGATCACAAACCCGAGAGACATAACCATTGAGGATATTGAAGAATTATTCAGAAAGGCTTGGTGA
- the prpB gene encoding methylisocitrate lyase, translated as MVWVVEHESTQEELAERFRTLMNAPDILQIPGAHDGMAALIARKVGFQALYLSGGAFTASQGLPDLGIVTSEEVARRARELVRAANLPVLVDIDTGFGGVLNVARTAREMVEARVAAVQIEDQELPKKCGHLNGKKLVSDEEMMQKIQAIKQVAPSLVIVARTDAYAVEGLDRAIERAQRYVEAGADAIFPEALTKKEEFLKMKQAVSVPLLANMTEFGRTPYYTAEEFASFGYAMVIYPVTSLRVAAKAYERVFQTILETGTQKSELDNMQTRKELYETIHYYDFEELDQTIAKTVLPDEQPLPDD; from the coding sequence ATGGTTTGGGTTGTTGAACACGAATCAACACAAGAAGAGTTGGCAGAACGGTTTCGAACTTTAATGAACGCTCCTGACATTTTGCAAATTCCCGGGGCACACGATGGAATGGCAGCCCTTATAGCCAGAAAGGTCGGATTTCAAGCCCTTTATTTATCCGGCGGAGCCTTTACGGCAAGCCAAGGGCTGCCTGATCTGGGCATCGTGACATCTGAAGAAGTGGCTCGTCGTGCCCGTGAACTCGTTCGAGCAGCCAATCTGCCTGTTCTCGTAGACATTGATACCGGATTTGGCGGTGTCCTCAATGTAGCCCGAACGGCTCGTGAAATGGTCGAAGCTCGCGTGGCGGCCGTTCAAATCGAAGATCAGGAGCTTCCTAAAAAATGCGGTCATTTAAATGGAAAAAAACTTGTATCCGATGAGGAAATGATGCAAAAAATTCAGGCCATTAAACAAGTGGCACCGTCTCTTGTGATCGTCGCGCGAACGGACGCTTATGCCGTGGAAGGACTCGACCGAGCGATCGAACGGGCGCAGCGATATGTAGAAGCAGGAGCAGATGCCATTTTTCCGGAAGCTCTTACGAAGAAAGAAGAGTTTTTGAAGATGAAGCAAGCCGTTTCGGTCCCGCTTCTTGCCAATATGACAGAGTTCGGGCGTACACCTTATTATACGGCTGAAGAATTTGCGTCTTTCGGCTATGCGATGGTCATTTATCCTGTTACTTCGCTTCGCGTGGCAGCAAAGGCCTATGAGCGGGTTTTCCAAACCATTCTCGAAACCGGCACGCAAAAAAGCGAACTGGACAATATGCAAACGCGAAAAGAATTGTATGAAACAATTCATTATTATGATTTTGAAGAACTCGATCAAACCATTGCCAAAACGGTTCTTCCGGATGAACAGCCTTTACCGGACGATTGA
- a CDS encoding bifunctional 2-methylcitrate dehydratase/aconitate hydratase yields the protein MGEVLVKNNEKQQVDPLLNEIADYVLDKEIKSNEAFETARYVLIDTLGCGILALRYPECTKLLGPIVPGTIVPNGSRVPGTSYVLDPVQGAFNIGCMIRWLDYNDTWLAAEWGHPSDNLGGILAVADYISRSNVAQGKEPLKMRAVLEAMIKAHEIQGVLALENSLNRVGLDHVLFVKVASTAVVTKLLGGKREEIINALSNAWIDNSSLRTYRHAPNTGSRKSWAAGDATSRAVRLALMSLKGEMGYPTALSAPNWGFEDVLFRGQKLKLARPFESYVMENVLFKISYPAEFHAQTAVECAIELHPEVKDRLDEIEEVTITTHESAIRIIDKTGPLHNPADRDHCIQYITAVGLIYGDLTADHYEDEIASDPRIDALREKMTVVENKQYSKDYLDPEKRSIANAVQIRFKDGTGTRQVVREYPIGHRFRREEAIPKLLKKYESNLETRFTDKQINRILEVSTDQERLETMNVHEFVDLFVL from the coding sequence ATGGGTGAAGTTTTAGTAAAAAATAATGAAAAACAACAAGTGGATCCTTTGCTCAATGAAATTGCGGATTACGTATTGGATAAAGAAATTAAAAGCAATGAGGCTTTCGAAACCGCTCGCTATGTGCTCATAGACACGCTCGGCTGCGGAATTCTTGCTCTTCGCTACCCGGAATGCACCAAACTTTTGGGGCCTATCGTTCCAGGTACGATTGTTCCAAACGGATCTCGTGTTCCGGGAACATCATACGTATTGGATCCGGTACAAGGTGCGTTTAACATCGGCTGTATGATTCGCTGGCTTGATTATAATGACACATGGCTTGCAGCAGAATGGGGACATCCTTCCGATAACTTAGGCGGTATTTTAGCAGTTGCTGATTACATCAGCCGCTCGAACGTTGCCCAAGGAAAAGAACCGTTAAAAATGCGCGCCGTGCTGGAAGCCATGATCAAAGCTCATGAAATTCAAGGAGTGCTCGCTCTTGAAAACAGTCTGAACCGCGTTGGTCTCGACCATGTTTTATTTGTCAAAGTCGCTTCGACAGCCGTTGTCACAAAGCTTCTCGGAGGAAAAAGGGAAGAAATCATTAACGCCCTTTCCAATGCCTGGATCGACAATTCGAGCTTACGTACATATCGTCATGCTCCTAATACGGGTTCACGCAAGTCATGGGCTGCCGGTGATGCAACAAGCCGTGCCGTTCGCCTGGCGCTGATGTCCTTAAAAGGAGAAATGGGCTATCCAACGGCTCTGTCCGCTCCAAACTGGGGATTTGAAGATGTGCTGTTCCGTGGACAAAAATTGAAGCTTGCTCGCCCATTTGAATCGTATGTCATGGAAAACGTACTGTTTAAAATTTCTTACCCTGCAGAATTCCATGCTCAAACTGCTGTTGAATGCGCGATTGAACTTCATCCTGAAGTAAAAGATCGTTTAGACGAGATTGAAGAAGTGACGATTACGACACATGAATCCGCCATCCGTATTATCGATAAAACCGGACCGCTTCACAATCCGGCCGATCGCGATCACTGCATCCAGTATATCACTGCTGTCGGTCTCATTTACGGCGACTTAACGGCTGATCATTATGAAGACGAAATCGCATCAGACCCAAGAATCGATGCACTTCGTGAAAAAATGACCGTCGTGGAAAACAAACAATACAGCAAAGACTATCTCGATCCGGAAAAACGTTCCATCGCGAACGCTGTTCAAATTCGCTTTAAAGACGGAACGGGAACGCGTCAAGTCGTTCGGGAGTACCCAATCGGCCACCGCTTCCGCAGAGAAGAAGCCATACCGAAACTATTGAAAAAATACGAAAGCAACCTGGAAACCCGGTTCACAGACAAACAAATCAATCGTATTCTGGAAGTTTCTACGGATCAAGAACGCCTTGAAACAATGAATGTTCATGAATTCGTCGATCTATTCGTCCTTTAA
- the mmgD gene encoding citrate synthase — translation MEFRPGLEGIIAAETGISFLDVENEEIVVRGYDLIELAENKTYLDVAYLLIEEKLPSDQERARFESEIKSNSDLPKELIEILSLLPKTTHPMDALRTGISVLSGFDSLIDDRSESANKQKTIKLLGQIPTIVASSYRLMNNQQVVPSDPKLSYTANFLYILTGKKPTELEAKIFDRSLVAYIEHEMPNSTFTARVISSTYSDLYGALTGAVSSLKGHLHGGANEAVMYMLEEAGTKENYENLLHRKLANKERIMGFGHRVYMKKMDPRALLMKKALQSLSEARGDTRLLEMCEAGEKIMREEKGLYPNLDYYAAPVYYMLNIPIELYTPIFFAARTAGLCAHVIEQHNNNRLFRPRVKYVGERHLQTN, via the coding sequence TTGGAATTTCGTCCTGGATTAGAAGGCATTATTGCTGCTGAAACCGGAATTTCATTTCTTGATGTGGAAAATGAAGAGATTGTTGTTCGCGGGTATGATTTGATCGAGTTGGCAGAAAACAAGACGTATCTTGATGTTGCTTACTTATTAATTGAAGAAAAGCTTCCTTCTGATCAAGAAAGAGCTCGTTTTGAATCGGAAATTAAATCAAACAGCGATCTTCCAAAAGAGCTGATTGAAATATTGTCGCTCCTCCCTAAAACGACGCACCCAATGGATGCTCTTAGAACCGGCATCTCGGTTTTATCCGGCTTTGATTCTCTTATCGACGATCGAAGCGAATCCGCCAATAAACAAAAAACGATCAAGCTGCTTGGCCAAATACCGACCATTGTCGCAAGCAGTTATCGATTAATGAACAATCAACAAGTAGTTCCAAGCGATCCGAAGCTTTCCTACACGGCGAATTTCCTTTACATTCTCACAGGAAAAAAACCGACGGAACTGGAGGCGAAAATTTTTGATCGCTCGCTCGTAGCCTATATCGAACATGAAATGCCGAATTCCACTTTTACAGCCAGAGTCATATCTTCCACATATTCTGATTTATATGGCGCACTGACAGGAGCCGTTTCCTCTTTAAAAGGGCACCTTCACGGCGGAGCCAACGAAGCCGTTATGTATATGCTGGAAGAAGCCGGAACGAAAGAAAACTATGAGAATCTTCTCCATCGTAAATTAGCGAATAAAGAGCGGATTATGGGATTTGGCCACCGGGTCTACATGAAAAAAATGGATCCACGGGCATTGTTGATGAAAAAAGCGCTTCAATCATTAAGCGAGGCACGCGGAGATACGCGTCTGTTGGAAATGTGTGAAGCGGGCGAAAAAATTATGCGGGAAGAAAAAGGTCTGTATCCTAATCTGGACTATTATGCCGCTCCCGTCTATTACATGCTGAATATTCCGATTGAACTTTACACACCTATTTTCTTTGCCGCCCGAACAGCGGGGCTATGTGCTCATGTAATCGAACAGCATAACAACAACCGTCTGTTCCGGCCACGCGTCAAGTATGTCGGCGAGCGCCATCTGCAAACGAACTGA
- the hxlB gene encoding 6-phospho-3-hexuloisomerase, whose protein sequence is MKTTQYLGEILKELSRTVDLISDEEAEKLVDKILESKKIFVAGAGRSGFMAKSFAMRMMHMGLDAYVIGETVTPNYEKEDLLIIGSGSGETKSLVSMAEKAKKIGGSIAAATIFPESTIGQLADITVKLPGSPKDQSDNDYKTIQPMGSLFEQTLLLFYDAIILRVMEKKGLDSNTMFGRHANLE, encoded by the coding sequence ATGAAGACGACTCAATATTTAGGTGAAATCTTAAAAGAGTTAAGTCGTACGGTTGATCTCATTTCGGATGAAGAAGCAGAAAAATTAGTAGATAAAATTCTCGAATCCAAGAAAATTTTCGTAGCCGGCGCCGGCCGATCTGGATTTATGGCGAAATCTTTTGCCATGCGAATGATGCACATGGGATTAGATGCCTATGTCATAGGCGAAACCGTCACTCCCAACTATGAAAAAGAAGACCTTTTAATTATTGGATCGGGTTCGGGAGAAACGAAAAGCCTAGTTTCCATGGCAGAAAAAGCCAAAAAAATCGGCGGAAGCATCGCAGCAGCCACCATTTTCCCCGAATCGACCATTGGTCAACTGGCGGATATTACTGTAAAGTTACCCGGATCACCAAAAGATCAATCGGATAACGATTACAAAACCATACAACCAATGGGGTCGCTTTTCGAACAAACATTGTTATTGTTTTATGACGCCATCATCTTGAGAGTCATGGAGAAAAAAGGATTGGATTCCAATACAATGTTTGGAAGACATGCTAATTTAGAATAG